AGGCGACGAGCGCCTCTTCGTAGCGTCCTAAGTTAATTAGCGCACCTCCTTTGTTGGTGAGCGCTTCGTGGAAGTCGGGTTTAATGTCTAGGGCTTGATCATAGATTGTGATTGACTCTTCATAATGTCCTAGGTTAAATAGCGCATTCCCTTTGTTGAAGAGTATTTTGTGGTCGTCGGATTTAATGTCAAGGGCTTGGTCAAAGGCGGTGATCGCCTCTTCATAGCGTCCTAAGTTACCTAGCGCAATCCCTTTGTTGAAGAGCGCTCCGTGGAAGTCGGGTTTAATGTCTAGGGCTTGGTCAAAGGCGGCGATCGCCTCTTCGTAGCGTCCTAAGTCATCTAGCGCACTTCCTTTGAAGTAGAGCGCGTAGTGGTAGTCAGGTTTAATGTGCAGGGCTTGGTCAAAGGCGGCGATCGCCTCCTCATAACGTCCTAGGTTACCTAGCGCACTTCCTTTGTTGGCGAGCGCCATGTGGAAATCGGGTTTAATGTCTAGGGCTTGGTCAAAGGCAACGAACGCCTCTTCGT
This Leptolyngbya sp. CCY15150 DNA region includes the following protein-coding sequences:
- a CDS encoding tetratricopeptide repeat protein yields the protein QALDIKPDFHEALTNKGGALINLGRYEEALVACDQALDIKPDFHMALTNKGGALINLGRYEEAFVAFDQALDIKPDFHMALANKGSALGNLGRYEEAIAAFDQALHIKPDYHYALYFKGSALDDLGRYEEAIAAFDQALDIKPDFHGALFNKGIALGNLGRYEEAITAFDQALDIKSDDHKILFNKGNALFNLGHYEESITIYDQALDIKPDFHEALTNKGGALINLGRYEEALVA